Proteins from a single region of Thermotoga maritima MSB8:
- a CDS encoding WD40/YVTN/BNR-like repeat-containing protein, translated as MLRSFLILFLAILGVVFGATFEWKSVEINGGGFVPGIIFHPASPGLLYARTDVGGLYRWDEETKRWKQLFDFLRRDQSDYMGVLSVALDPSDPKRIYAMTGKYTQDWAGYGAILISEDYGETWTIVNLDKYGIKVGGNEDGRNAGERLQVDPNFSSVLFMGTTKYGLWKSEDFGKNWKKVDSFPSTSVTFVLFDEKSGEKGSPTPRIFVGCSEPKGIFVTEDGGTTWNVLPNLPNDLIPLRGKIHDGILYVTLSNALGPNGATRGAVMKYVIADQKWYDVTPMKGDFGYCGIDVQENVVIVSTLDRWYPHDEIFISLNGGETWRPLLEKANFDINKAPWIKDLNPHWISDVKIDPFDMNRAIFTTGYGVWVTYELKKSFEGMGKPVKWIFENRGLEETVVLQLVPPIGERPLLSAIADWGGFRHESLDTPPSSMYKPLKWTSLGIAFAYQNSKFVARVHTYTYPFLSYSEDGGINWREIETVPEGITDGGRLSLAVSNDGKTLVWSPANHEVIVSSDKGKSWKKAISVPVPEFNYFPASDPVNPSKFYIFDWKNGDFLISKDGGKSFMKGAKLPSFDNWWVSLYSFPVLAPDREGDIWLALQWNGLYRSKDGGITFERLGNVDIAYVIGFGAPKPGTDYPAIYLNGMVNGVYGIFMSTDEGKTWMRINNDKHQFGWIHYMIGDMNEFGRIFLGTEGRGIIVGEVKEE; from the coding sequence ATGCTTAGATCTTTCTTGATTTTATTTTTAGCGATACTGGGTGTTGTTTTTGGAGCAACTTTTGAGTGGAAATCGGTGGAAATCAACGGAGGAGGATTTGTACCAGGAATAATATTCCATCCTGCTAGTCCTGGGCTTTTATATGCGAGAACGGATGTTGGTGGACTTTACAGGTGGGATGAGGAAACAAAGAGGTGGAAGCAATTATTTGATTTTTTGAGAAGAGATCAGTCCGATTACATGGGAGTGTTGAGCGTTGCTCTCGATCCTAGTGATCCGAAGAGAATCTACGCGATGACAGGAAAATACACTCAGGATTGGGCAGGATATGGAGCCATTCTTATCTCGGAAGATTACGGTGAAACGTGGACAATTGTAAACCTTGACAAGTATGGGATAAAAGTTGGTGGGAACGAAGATGGAAGAAACGCTGGTGAAAGATTGCAGGTAGATCCAAATTTCAGTAGCGTGCTTTTTATGGGTACAACGAAATATGGTCTGTGGAAATCAGAAGATTTTGGAAAAAATTGGAAAAAAGTGGATAGTTTTCCCTCAACCAGTGTAACGTTTGTGCTATTCGATGAGAAAAGTGGAGAAAAAGGAAGTCCTACTCCTAGAATTTTTGTTGGATGTTCAGAACCCAAGGGGATCTTTGTAACTGAAGATGGTGGAACCACCTGGAATGTTCTTCCAAACCTGCCGAACGATCTCATTCCATTGCGTGGAAAAATACATGACGGGATCCTTTACGTTACACTTTCCAATGCTTTGGGACCGAATGGTGCTACGAGAGGGGCTGTTATGAAGTATGTGATTGCTGATCAAAAATGGTACGATGTAACACCAATGAAAGGAGATTTCGGATATTGTGGAATAGATGTTCAAGAGAACGTGGTGATAGTATCCACACTCGATAGGTGGTATCCACACGATGAGATATTTATTTCCCTGAACGGAGGAGAAACGTGGAGACCTCTTCTGGAAAAGGCAAATTTTGATATCAACAAAGCGCCCTGGATAAAAGATTTAAATCCTCACTGGATATCTGACGTCAAGATAGATCCATTTGACATGAATAGGGCTATTTTCACAACAGGTTATGGTGTGTGGGTGACTTATGAGTTAAAAAAGTCATTCGAAGGTATGGGAAAACCAGTGAAATGGATATTCGAAAATCGAGGGTTAGAAGAAACAGTTGTTTTGCAACTGGTTCCCCCCATAGGAGAAAGGCCTCTTCTCTCTGCAATCGCCGATTGGGGAGGATTCCGTCACGAAAGTTTGGACACCCCACCATCATCTATGTACAAACCCCTAAAATGGACGTCTCTTGGTATAGCTTTTGCCTATCAGAATTCAAAATTCGTGGCAAGAGTGCATACATACACCTATCCTTTCTTGTCTTACTCCGAGGATGGCGGAATCAACTGGAGAGAGATAGAAACTGTCCCGGAGGGAATAACTGACGGCGGGAGGTTAAGTTTGGCAGTCTCGAACGATGGAAAAACACTGGTCTGGAGTCCAGCGAATCATGAGGTAATTGTTTCAAGCGATAAAGGAAAAAGCTGGAAAAAAGCCATTAGTGTTCCAGTTCCAGAATTCAACTATTTTCCTGCATCTGATCCTGTAAATCCGAGTAAATTTTACATCTTCGATTGGAAAAACGGTGACTTCCTCATAAGTAAAGATGGAGGAAAGAGTTTTATGAAAGGTGCTAAACTTCCTTCTTTTGATAACTGGTGGGTATCGCTTTATTCTTTCCCTGTGTTGGCTCCTGACAGAGAAGGAGATATCTGGTTAGCACTTCAATGGAATGGACTTTACAGATCAAAAGATGGTGGAATAACGTTTGAGCGACTAGGAAACGTTGATATAGCCTACGTGATTGGTTTCGGAGCCCCAAAACCAGGTACTGACTATCCAGCAATTTACCTGAACGGTATGGTGAATGGAGTTTATGGTATTTTCATGTCGACAGATGAGGGCAAAACATGGATGAGAATTAACAACGATAAGCATCAATTTGGATGGATACATTACATGATAGGAGATATGAATGAATTCGGGAGAATTTTCCTTGGTACGGAAGGAAGAGGAATCATCGTTGGTGAAGTGAAGGAGGAATGA
- a CDS encoding alpha-L-fucosidase, with product MKPRYKPDWESLREHTVPKWFDKAKFGIFIHWGIYSVPGWATPTGELGKVPMDAWFFQNPYAEWYENSLRIKESPTWEYHVKTYGENFEYEKFADLFTAEKWDPQEWADLFKKAGAKYVIPTTKHHDGFCLWGTKYTDFNSVKRGPKRDLVGDLAKAVREAGLRFGVYYSGGLDWRFTTEPIRYPEDLSYIRPNTYEYADYAYKQVMELVDLYLPDVLWNDMGWPEKGKEDLKYLFAYYYNKHPEGSVNDRWGVPHWDFKTAEYHVNYPGDLPGYKWEFTRGIGLSFGYNRNEGPEHMLSVEQLVYTLVDVVSKGGNLLLNVGPKGDGTIPDLQKERLLGLGEWLRKYGDAIYGTSVWERCCAKTEDGTEIRFTRKCNRIFVIFLGIPTGEKIVIEDLNLSAGTVRHFLTGERLSFKNVGKNLEITVPKKLLETDSITLVLEAVEE from the coding sequence ATGAAACCCCGTTACAAACCTGACTGGGAATCTCTGAGGGAACACACAGTACCGAAATGGTTCGACAAGGCGAAATTCGGGATCTTCATTCACTGGGGGATTTACTCTGTTCCGGGATGGGCGACGCCCACCGGAGAACTCGGTAAAGTGCCGATGGATGCCTGGTTCTTCCAGAATCCGTACGCAGAGTGGTACGAAAATTCCCTCAGGATCAAGGAGAGTCCCACCTGGGAATACCACGTGAAGACCTACGGAGAAAATTTCGAGTACGAGAAGTTTGCGGATCTTTTCACCGCAGAGAAGTGGGATCCACAAGAGTGGGCTGATCTCTTCAAAAAAGCAGGAGCGAAGTACGTGATACCGACAACGAAACACCACGATGGATTTTGTCTGTGGGGGACGAAATACACAGATTTCAACTCCGTGAAGAGAGGACCGAAGAGAGATCTCGTAGGAGATCTTGCAAAAGCCGTAAGAGAAGCAGGATTGAGATTTGGAGTGTACTACTCAGGAGGTCTGGACTGGCGCTTCACGACCGAGCCGATAAGATACCCCGAGGATCTCTCCTACATCAGGCCGAACACTTACGAGTACGCAGATTATGCCTACAAACAGGTCATGGAACTTGTGGATCTGTACCTTCCCGACGTTCTCTGGAACGACATGGGCTGGCCGGAGAAAGGAAAGGAAGACCTGAAGTATCTCTTCGCTTACTACTACAACAAACATCCAGAAGGTTCTGTGAACGACAGGTGGGGAGTGCCGCACTGGGATTTCAAAACGGCCGAGTACCACGTGAACTATCCGGGGGATCTGCCGGGCTACAAATGGGAGTTTACGAGGGGAATAGGGCTCTCTTTTGGATACAACCGAAACGAGGGGCCGGAACACATGCTCTCTGTTGAACAGCTCGTCTACACACTCGTGGACGTTGTGAGCAAGGGAGGAAATCTCCTTTTGAACGTTGGGCCAAAGGGTGACGGAACGATTCCGGATCTGCAAAAAGAAAGACTCCTGGGCCTTGGTGAATGGCTGAGAAAGTACGGAGATGCCATCTACGGTACTTCTGTCTGGGAAAGGTGCTGTGCGAAGACTGAGGATGGAACAGAGATCAGGTTCACCAGAAAATGTAACAGAATCTTTGTCATCTTTCTCGGTATCCCGACCGGAGAAAAAATTGTAATTGAGGATCTCAATCTATCAGCAGGGACAGTGAGACATTTCCTGACGGGGGAGAGATTGAGCTTCAAAAATGTGGGAAAGAACCTGGAAATCACAGTACCCAAAAAGCTCCTTGAAACAGACAGCATAACACTCGTGTTGGAGGCGGTGGAAGAATGA
- a CDS encoding L-fucose/L-arabinose isomerase family protein codes for MKGKYRVGLISFSDGREYVHRELEGIVKKFEDEIAKTLEETGEVEVIRAKEIVWKPSIAKREARRLAEEGAEVTIFNYAVWAFPHFTVLASKFAPGPFLLFSNINPQYPGMVAMLSAAGALEQDGTKHYRMWGNIKDEKVLRKVMAFIRAGSTYKKLRGQRYGVFGGRSMGMYTAVPNVDLWNKIFGVDVEHIDQFEIVRRSQLIPDERARKGRLWIEEKAKAVHYDGKYLTPEKLELQIKSYHAVREIVEEMELDFVGIKGQLELTEHFVTMDVTETFLNDPYDWEGEHEPIVCATEADSDGALTMQIFKLIAKTPVLFADVRHYVEEYDVLDLCNSGNHATYFAARSFDPDENMKKVEFYPQTFYFPAGGAAVKHIAAPGKVTLGRLTREDGRYRFTVVPGEFVDFGEEKNYEIADSIQNNWPHAFLKMETPIDEFLAKYSSNHIHGVYGDYVEEIKTFCEIASIDFVLMK; via the coding sequence ATGAAGGGAAAATACAGGGTGGGACTCATCAGCTTCTCCGATGGAAGAGAGTACGTGCACAGAGAACTTGAAGGCATTGTGAAAAAGTTCGAAGATGAGATAGCAAAAACTCTGGAAGAAACAGGAGAAGTGGAGGTAATCAGAGCAAAAGAAATCGTGTGGAAGCCTTCAATAGCGAAGAGAGAAGCAAGAAGGCTCGCAGAAGAGGGAGCGGAAGTTACCATCTTCAACTACGCAGTTTGGGCGTTCCCTCATTTCACAGTTCTTGCGAGCAAATTCGCACCGGGTCCGTTTCTACTTTTTTCCAACATAAACCCGCAGTATCCAGGTATGGTTGCGATGCTCTCTGCGGCGGGAGCGCTGGAACAGGACGGAACGAAGCACTACAGAATGTGGGGCAACATAAAAGACGAGAAAGTTCTCAGGAAAGTGATGGCATTCATCAGAGCGGGAAGCACATACAAAAAACTCAGGGGTCAGAGATACGGTGTGTTCGGTGGAAGATCGATGGGTATGTACACCGCCGTTCCTAACGTGGATCTGTGGAACAAGATCTTCGGTGTCGATGTAGAGCACATAGACCAGTTCGAGATCGTTCGAAGAAGCCAGCTGATACCGGACGAGCGCGCAAGGAAAGGAAGGCTCTGGATCGAAGAGAAAGCAAAAGCGGTTCACTACGATGGGAAGTACCTCACACCCGAAAAGCTCGAACTCCAGATAAAGAGCTATCATGCGGTGAGGGAGATCGTGGAGGAGATGGAATTAGACTTTGTGGGAATAAAAGGCCAGCTCGAACTCACAGAACACTTCGTGACGATGGATGTGACGGAGACGTTCCTGAACGATCCCTACGACTGGGAAGGAGAGCACGAACCGATCGTGTGCGCAACAGAGGCAGATTCCGATGGGGCGCTCACGATGCAGATCTTCAAGCTGATTGCGAAAACACCCGTGCTCTTTGCGGACGTGAGACACTACGTGGAGGAGTACGATGTACTGGATCTGTGCAACTCAGGAAACCACGCAACGTACTTTGCAGCCAGATCGTTCGATCCCGACGAGAACATGAAGAAAGTGGAGTTCTATCCACAGACGTTCTACTTCCCCGCAGGTGGTGCAGCGGTAAAACACATAGCAGCACCCGGAAAAGTGACACTTGGAAGACTCACGAGGGAAGATGGAAGGTACAGATTCACAGTCGTTCCTGGAGAGTTCGTGGACTTTGGGGAGGAGAAAAACTACGAGATAGCAGACAGCATACAGAACAACTGGCCGCACGCGTTTTTGAAGATGGAGACACCTATAGACGAATTCCTGGCCAAATATTCCTCCAACCACATCCACGGCGTCTACGGGGACTACGTGGAGGAGATCAAAACCTTCTGTGAAATAGCCAGTATCGATTTTGTGCTTATGAAATGA
- the yicI gene encoding alpha-xylosidase → MRFTEGLWRLREGVQLFRPEQVYEYSCDGKKLILRSPFRRVEHRGQTLQGPVFEIEISSPFENVIRIRFRHFKGVLEKPPYYEIYQDESFTPDIKETEGSFIFTSGKAKAIIRKNPFGVEFFYEDRFLTKSDLGYAVAPEGRFCLERLHLSVGEMIYGLGERFSAFVKNAQRVVMWNEDAGTISDMTYKNIPFYVSIRKYGVFVNDPGKVDFEIATEHVEKVQFSVKGETLDYFIIAGKDLKEVLERYTLLTGRPELPPAWSFGLWLTTSFTTQYDERTVMEFVDGMRERDIPLHVFHFDCFWMKEFHWVDLEWNRENFPDPEGLLKRLKEKGLKVCVWINPYVSQFSSLFDEGKEKGYFLKKPDGDVWQTDDWQPGMAIIDFTNPEVRKWFASKLERLIDMGVDCFKTDFGEKIPTDVVYYDGSDPEKMHNYYTYLYNKVVFETIERKLGKRNAVVFARSATAGSQKFPVHWGGDCLASYESMAETLRGGLSLALCGFGFWSHDIGGFEDITTPDLYKRWVAFGLLSSHSRLHGNSMYKVPWNFDEEAVEVLRFFTKLKCKLMPYIFASAVEVHERGIPVMRPMILEFPDDPTCLYLDRQYMLGESLLVAPIFSETGEVTYYLPEGVWTHFLTGERVEGGRWRTEKYDYFGLPLFTRPNSIIPTGSVDDRPDYDYADGVTLNVFEISNKTAHVYNTRGEVELSVKVERKGNEIHVEVLKDSRKPWKLLFWNERLEAVEGAETRELEKGTEVVLSFQRAILKTK, encoded by the coding sequence ATGCGTTTCACGGAAGGGCTTTGGAGATTGAGAGAGGGGGTACAGTTGTTCAGGCCAGAACAGGTGTACGAATACTCCTGCGATGGAAAGAAACTGATCCTTCGATCGCCGTTTCGGAGGGTGGAGCACCGGGGACAGACGCTTCAGGGTCCGGTCTTCGAGATCGAGATCTCCTCTCCGTTTGAAAACGTAATAAGAATTCGGTTCAGACATTTCAAGGGAGTACTCGAAAAGCCCCCGTACTACGAAATCTACCAGGACGAAAGCTTCACACCGGATATCAAAGAAACAGAAGGAAGTTTTATCTTCACCTCAGGAAAGGCAAAAGCGATCATAAGGAAGAATCCCTTCGGTGTGGAATTCTTTTACGAAGATCGTTTCCTCACGAAATCGGATCTGGGATACGCCGTGGCACCAGAAGGGAGGTTCTGTCTTGAAAGACTCCATCTGAGCGTGGGAGAGATGATCTACGGTCTCGGAGAAAGATTCTCAGCTTTCGTCAAAAACGCTCAGAGAGTTGTCATGTGGAACGAGGACGCCGGAACGATCTCCGATATGACCTACAAGAACATCCCGTTCTATGTGAGCATCAGAAAATACGGTGTCTTTGTGAACGATCCTGGAAAGGTGGACTTCGAAATCGCAACAGAACATGTGGAAAAGGTGCAGTTCAGTGTGAAAGGAGAGACTCTGGACTATTTCATCATCGCCGGGAAAGATCTGAAAGAAGTTCTGGAACGCTACACACTTCTCACAGGACGACCAGAACTTCCTCCTGCCTGGAGTTTCGGACTCTGGCTCACCACATCCTTCACCACACAGTACGATGAGAGAACTGTGATGGAGTTCGTGGATGGCATGAGAGAGCGTGACATACCCCTTCATGTCTTTCACTTCGACTGCTTCTGGATGAAGGAGTTTCACTGGGTGGATCTTGAGTGGAACAGGGAGAACTTCCCCGACCCTGAAGGGTTGTTGAAACGTCTCAAAGAGAAGGGCCTGAAGGTGTGTGTCTGGATAAACCCCTATGTCTCTCAGTTTTCGAGTCTCTTTGACGAGGGAAAAGAAAAGGGTTATTTCCTGAAAAAACCAGACGGAGATGTCTGGCAGACGGACGACTGGCAACCAGGAATGGCGATCATCGATTTCACGAATCCGGAAGTCAGAAAGTGGTTCGCTTCAAAACTGGAAAGATTGATAGATATGGGAGTTGACTGTTTCAAGACGGACTTTGGAGAGAAGATTCCCACAGATGTGGTCTATTACGACGGATCCGATCCTGAGAAGATGCACAACTACTACACCTATCTGTACAACAAAGTGGTCTTCGAAACCATTGAGAGAAAACTCGGAAAGAGAAACGCTGTCGTCTTCGCAAGGTCTGCAACGGCAGGGAGTCAGAAATTCCCGGTCCACTGGGGAGGAGATTGTCTGGCTTCCTATGAGTCCATGGCGGAAACCTTGAGAGGAGGTCTTTCTCTGGCACTGTGCGGTTTCGGTTTCTGGAGTCACGACATCGGAGGATTCGAGGACATCACAACACCGGATCTGTACAAGAGATGGGTGGCATTCGGTCTTCTGTCATCTCACAGCAGGCTCCACGGAAATTCGATGTACAAGGTTCCCTGGAACTTCGATGAGGAAGCGGTGGAGGTGCTCAGATTTTTCACGAAACTGAAGTGCAAGCTCATGCCCTATATATTCGCCAGCGCAGTCGAAGTACATGAGAGGGGAATCCCTGTCATGAGACCCATGATTCTTGAGTTTCCAGACGATCCCACCTGTCTCTATCTGGACAGACAGTACATGCTGGGAGAATCACTCCTTGTCGCTCCGATCTTCAGCGAGACGGGAGAGGTGACCTACTACCTTCCAGAGGGAGTCTGGACTCACTTTCTCACCGGCGAGAGGGTAGAAGGAGGAAGATGGAGAACAGAAAAATACGACTACTTCGGACTCCCACTCTTTACAAGACCGAACTCCATAATTCCGACAGGGTCCGTCGATGACAGGCCGGATTACGATTACGCAGACGGTGTCACATTGAACGTTTTTGAAATTTCAAACAAAACAGCGCATGTTTACAACACACGGGGCGAGGTGGAATTGAGTGTGAAAGTAGAGAGAAAAGGAAACGAGATACACGTTGAGGTCCTGAAGGACTCCAGAAAACCATGGAAGCTGCTGTTCTGGAACGAAAGGCTTGAAGCTGTGGAAGGAGCTGAGACAAGAGAACTAGAAAAAGGAACAGAGGTGGTTCTCAGCTTCCAGAGAGCGATTTTAAAGACAAAATGA
- a CDS encoding ABC transporter substrate-binding protein — MRKVFVFLLVSLFIVIGLSWSVYATPEDYYKATGKRIEKFNEAPMLAELVKQGKLPPVEQRLPKEPLVVVPEESVGQYGGTWRRVWKGPSDRWGIPRINQASLVFWDKNGEKFVPGVAKSWDILENGKVYVFYLREGMKWSDGHPYTSEDILFWVDDILGNDELTPAKPAWYRLLDRVEAPDPYTVKFVFKQPYALFLLQVANRGFTGSPKHFLKQFHPNYTPMEEIEKKMVEGVHNTWVDLFNDKSDFLESLDLPVLTPWKPVTDPTEQFYILERNPYFWAVDIEGNQLPYIDRIRHEYVQSSEVIMLKAISGEIDMQWRHIGLLGPGPGVLPLLLENAKSGGYRVLRWKTDNGSVSMVMLNISDPPDPVLGEVFRDVRFRQALSLAINREEINEILFNGLAEPRQASFVSGSPYYDPEWEKAYAEYDPDRANKLLDEMGLKWDSRHEYRLLPDGRPLRFTIQVTGQTHVDVWTMVKEYWKQIGVRVEIENLERSLYDSRLSAHDFDAQAWVMDRASQPLVDPLWIIPGSTEYASAWYIGWADWAGSYLEGEESLKEYLQQEDAIVPPEGIKETLEKLLDVWKEIQNTSDPEKIKELMKEVTKIHRENLWMIGTVGEDISPAIVKNNFKNVPEELVTATPFFSPWNAMPIQFYIEQK, encoded by the coding sequence ATGAGGAAAGTCTTTGTTTTTCTGCTCGTCTCACTGTTCATTGTGATTGGTCTTTCCTGGAGTGTCTACGCAACACCTGAAGACTACTACAAAGCCACGGGTAAAAGGATTGAAAAGTTCAACGAGGCACCCATGCTTGCAGAACTTGTGAAGCAAGGAAAACTACCACCGGTCGAGCAGAGACTTCCAAAGGAACCTCTTGTTGTAGTTCCTGAGGAGAGTGTAGGACAGTACGGTGGCACCTGGAGGAGAGTCTGGAAAGGGCCTTCTGACAGGTGGGGTATTCCCAGGATCAACCAGGCGAGTCTTGTGTTTTGGGACAAGAACGGAGAGAAGTTTGTACCGGGAGTAGCGAAAAGCTGGGACATACTTGAAAATGGAAAAGTATATGTCTTTTATCTCAGAGAAGGCATGAAGTGGTCCGATGGTCATCCTTACACTTCCGAAGATATCCTTTTCTGGGTCGACGATATACTGGGGAATGATGAACTCACCCCTGCGAAACCCGCCTGGTACAGACTTCTCGACAGGGTGGAAGCTCCAGACCCCTACACGGTGAAATTCGTGTTCAAACAACCGTACGCTCTGTTTCTACTTCAGGTGGCGAACAGAGGATTCACAGGCTCTCCGAAACATTTCTTGAAGCAATTCCACCCAAATTACACCCCTATGGAAGAGATCGAAAAGAAAATGGTCGAGGGTGTTCACAACACGTGGGTTGATCTTTTCAATGATAAAAGTGATTTTCTCGAAAGTCTCGATCTGCCCGTTTTAACACCCTGGAAACCCGTCACAGATCCAACAGAACAGTTCTACATACTCGAGAGGAACCCATACTTCTGGGCAGTTGACATCGAAGGGAATCAACTGCCTTACATTGACAGGATCAGACACGAATACGTTCAAAGTAGTGAAGTTATCATGTTGAAAGCAATCTCCGGAGAAATCGATATGCAGTGGAGGCACATCGGTCTTCTGGGACCCGGCCCGGGTGTTTTGCCGCTTCTTCTCGAAAACGCCAAGAGCGGTGGTTACAGGGTTTTGAGATGGAAAACCGACAATGGATCCGTGAGCATGGTGATGCTGAACATATCCGATCCGCCAGATCCTGTACTCGGAGAAGTTTTCAGGGATGTGAGATTCAGACAGGCGCTGTCACTTGCTATCAACAGAGAGGAGATCAACGAGATCCTCTTCAACGGACTGGCAGAACCAAGGCAAGCCTCGTTCGTGAGCGGATCTCCGTACTACGATCCTGAATGGGAGAAGGCGTATGCGGAGTATGACCCAGACAGAGCAAACAAGCTCCTCGACGAAATGGGACTGAAGTGGGACAGCAGGCACGAGTACAGACTCCTTCCCGATGGAAGACCTCTGAGATTCACCATACAGGTCACCGGTCAGACCCATGTTGATGTCTGGACAATGGTGAAAGAATACTGGAAACAGATAGGTGTTCGGGTCGAAATCGAGAACCTCGAAAGGTCACTCTACGATTCGAGGCTCAGTGCGCACGATTTCGATGCGCAGGCTTGGGTGATGGATAGGGCAAGCCAGCCTCTTGTGGATCCCCTATGGATCATTCCTGGAAGCACGGAGTACGCTTCTGCGTGGTACATTGGCTGGGCTGATTGGGCTGGTTCTTACCTTGAAGGAGAAGAATCTCTGAAGGAATATCTACAGCAGGAAGATGCGATCGTTCCACCCGAGGGTATAAAGGAGACTCTCGAAAAACTACTCGACGTATGGAAGGAGATTCAGAACACTTCCGATCCTGAAAAGATCAAGGAACTCATGAAAGAAGTAACGAAGATTCACAGAGAAAATCTCTGGATGATAGGAACGGTGGGCGAAGATATATCTCCTGCTATTGTCAAGAACAACTTCAAGAACGTACCGGAGGAACTGGTGACAGCAACGCCGTTCTTCAGCCCGTGGAACGCCATGCCGATACAGTTCTACATAGAACAGAAATGA